A genomic segment from Papilio machaon chromosome 10, ilPapMach1.1, whole genome shotgun sequence encodes:
- the LOC106717995 gene encoding Down syndrome cell adhesion molecule-like protein Dscam2, giving the protein MVKKTHLFRQGYKIPWTLAIIVAALASAKRPHFTVEPPARVLWPATRGAHALCRATGHPAPDVNWVTAEGQILTTIPGLRHVLNDGRLVVGARRSVVDAGGGGSSAILRCKASNKAGTTLSRPMLLQPVEDNVLSHSVRQLTPAKVGGSVVLRCEISPQIGLVDIRWIQDGLTLSTSYIGGDSRWISGAGGFLLGVDLTQADIQAEYSCIALDTPSPIVKLTTDDSSWLENNEINSVEARTGDTVILPCIMRHVNGHTITWQRQEASGVWIAHTPGEGIVKGGALILPSIRPHHALRYACSTGTESSTRLLVRLIVTEPLTVTVTPNPMMLGTGGSGVFNCSVQGGRGGGVTLSWQHEGRPLHAPQSRLSLGPVRSHHAGLYQCTAYDHIDSAVSGAELVIADRPPRLISTFSEAVTRIGQSIVLRCAANGIPPPRILWTLDNRPLPSAPDKYSVNTRAESLPNGEEGAIVSTLSVTIRTADEGGRYGCNATNSGGSHAHHARLNIFGPPNIRYLPPIHVKTNTDVVLNCPYSGYPIKEVIWRREDGSAIDSSLESTEDIGILRLPSVRSTDAGSYTCEVRAESGELARRTVRLEVHKPPKIMPFHFPEELEVGGSTQATCSLVSGDKPILFSWHKDNLPIPSVLKVEQKNMDFFSLLVIHNLSSAHTGEYSCRATNDFGTISHTAPLIVKESPSWVWRAQNTSVSVGAAVLLPCSAKGQPFPRISWEFSSGGDNWHHILWSQSDTSDSSEGTVLSDGTIWLKAVTSNHEGWYRCTARVQHSFLHHSFYLDVREPPILTRGDGGGETRWVVRGSTARLTCTVRGEPEIHLHWTHDSRPLSLLGTGGVETKDIGNGLITSEITINHAGPEHAGDYRCLARNLYGNDELLFRLFVKERPNVPEEVRISELWSRKARVTWRAARGVIVSHYTLQYKALAVDMTNVGLSVPIPTLMNTWDTPEVVNVTLTNSDLLHVASEGPGRAGALVTGLAPDTRYVLRLAAHNDVGASPYTTPLHFTTREEAPGGVPRDIIVRALRARELLVTWQAPPRETWHGTLLGYTIRWWEVSEEGKGHGDNSGSESGASADATSTTLRGLKAATRYGITVRAYNAAGAGPISPPHYRHTLESPPNGSPELLPCISSGSTSLRISWHPPTPESRGGIITHYTLQYTRRDSDPLLPPQDAYLRVQGEETTVSRLSPYAEYEIRVRAHNAAGDGPLSAPQFCRTDEDVPSAPGGMKLIALSERSLRASWLPPSQPNGKLTHYTLYVKDLSGSQEPNVTRMNACIEGEECMKPLRGLRPGRTYEAWVRAATSAGEGPPSTVVACQTSALAPARISSFGGLAMEAAGSSLSLRCVVGGVPPPAKRWLRAGNPLHPVPPFQLEGDALLIRGLELSHADNYTCVAENPHGSDSVTWRVIVLRPPAPPSLALLEARSRELELDLRPTPRAPGHALPKAYTLHWRLATPEGEWRIQSANPGPVTLSGLRCGSAYRAYGSAGGAPGTEIAVRTSGGPPSAPPDSRWIRANATHARFDTSIWSDGGCGPVTLKLEWAGSGALGARDVPVGGEVILSGLTPGSRYRVAARASNEAGLTREVYEFTTVPLEGSFAEEVDAPFPATAGELALLLALCAALSLAALTILAILLRRKRTDGVVARVTSNSDKSGCGTYGDAPHPTPKLLPDPPDVYEISPYATFAGPGLASAGSRAYTLQLRALARHDDDAAPPAHSSSCCDEETCVDTCDDQRRRRRRRHYCPDHGCSLDSGS; this is encoded by the exons ATGGTTAAGAAAACTCATTTGTTTCGTCAAGGGTATAAAATACCATGGACACTGGCCATCATCGTGGCAGCGCTGGCCAGTGCGAAGCGGCCACACTTCACAGTGGAGCCGCCGGCGCGCGTGCTGTGGCCGGCCACGCGCGGCGCTCATGCTCTCTGCCGTGCCACCGGCCATCCCGCACCTGACGTTAACTGGGTCACTGCTGAGGGACAAATCCTTACCACTATACCCGGCTTAAG GCATGTGTTAAACGACGGACGACTGGTGGTCGGCGCGAGACGTTCAGTAGTAGATGCCGGAGGGGGCGGTAGCAGCGCGATATTAAGATGTAAAGCGTCAAATAAAGCTGGAACTACTTTATCAAGACCTATGTTATTACAACCAG TTGAGGATAACGTTTTATCACATTCTGTACGTCAGCTAACTCCGGCTAAAGTTGGCGGATCTGTTGTGTTGCGATGTGAGATATCCCCACAAATTGGTCTCGTTGATATCCGATGGATTCAAGATGGGCTTACACTTTCCACGAGTTATATTGGCGGCG ATTCGCGTTGGATATCTGGTGCGGGTGGTTTCTTGTTAGGTGTAGATTTAACTCAAGCAGATATACAAGCAGAATATTCTTGTATAGCTTTGGACACACCAAGTCCAATCGTGAAACTTACGACAGATG ATAGTAGTTGGTtagaaaacaatgaaataaactcAGTTGAAGCTCGAACaggagatacagttatactgCCTTGTATTATGAGACATGTCAATGGACATACTATTAC TTGGCAGCGACAGGAAGCAAGTGGTGTATGGATAGCTCATACTCCTGGAGAAGGAATCGTTAAAGGCGGTGCCCTCATACTTCCCAGTATACGACCACATCACGCTCTACGATATGCTTGTTCAACGGGAACTGAATCTTCAACTAGACTTCTTGTGCGATTAATAGTAACTGAACCATTAACTGTCACTGTTACTCCAAATCCAATG ATGCTTGGAACGGGTGGATCaggagtttttaattgctCAGTACAAGGTGGACGTGGCGGAGGCGTAACTTTAAGTTGGCAGCACGAAGGTCGACCACTTCATGCGCCGCAATCTCGGCTATCGCTGGGTCCAGTCCGATCACACCATGCTGGTCTTTATCAATGTACAGCTTATGATCACATAGATTCAGCTGTTTCTGGAGCTGAACTTGTTATAGCTG ATAGACCACCGAGGCTTATTTCAACATTTAGTGAAGCTGTTACCAGAATTGGACAAAGTATTGTATTAAGATGCGCGGCTAATGGTATTCCTCCGCCAAGAATATTATGGACATTAGATAATAGACCTTTGCCTTCTGCTCCAGATAA GTATAGTGTTAATACAAGAGCAGAATCTCTACCTAATGGTGAAGAAGGAGCAATTGTATCGACGTTAAGCGTCACAATCCGAACAGCAGACGAAGGCGGTAGATATGGTTGCAATGCTACTAATTCTGGTGGCTCTCATGCTCATCACGCAAGACTTAATATATTTG GTCCACCAAATATTCGATACCTGCCACCAATTCATGTAAAAACAAACACGGATGTAGTACTTAATTGCCCTTACTCGGGATATCCAATAAA AGAAGTTATTTGGCGGCGTGAAGATGGATCAGCTATAGACTCTAGTCTTGAATCTACAGAGGATATAGGTATATTAAGGCTTCCTTCAGTAAGAAGTACTGATGCAGGTAGTTACACGTGTGAGGTTAGAGCTGAGAGTGGAGAACTCGCTAGAAGAACAGTTCGTCTCGAAGTACATA aacCGCCAAAAATAATGCCATTTCATTTCCCTGAGGAACTCGAAGTTGGAGGAAGTACGCAAGCAACTTGTAGCTTAGTGTCAGGCGATAAgccaatattattttcatggCATAAAGACAATTTGCCAATACCATCAGTATTAAAG GTCGAACAAAAAAACATGGACTTTTTCTCACTCTTGGTCATACATAATCTTTCCTCTGCACACACTGGTGAATACTCATGCAGGGCGACTAACGATTTTGGAACAATTAGTCATACTGCACCATTGATCGTGAAAG AGTCACCGTCTTGGGTGTGGCGAGCTCAGAATACTTCAGTGTCAGTTGGAGCTGCGGTACTTCTGCCGTGTTCAGCTAAAGGTCAACCATTTCCCAGAATATCTTGGGAATTTTCTTCGG GAGGTGATAATTGGCACCATATTTTATGGAGTCAATCAGATACATCGGATTCCAGTGAAGGAACAGTATTATCTGATGGCACAATTTGGCTGAAAGCGGTTACATCTAATCATGAAGGATGGTATCGGTGTACGGCACGAGTCCAACATTCATTTCTACATCACTCCTTCTATCTTGACGTAAGag AGCCACCTATTTTAACAAGAGGTGACGGAGGTGGAGAGACTAGATGGGTGGTAAGGGGATCAACTGCGAGACTCACTTGCACTGTCAGAGGGGAACCGGAGATTCATTTACATTGGACACACGATTCACGTCCATTATCTTTACT TGGTACAGGAGGCGTCGAAACAAAAGACATAGGTAATGGATTGATAACGtcagaaataacaattaacCACGCAGGCCCAGAACACGCCGGGGACTACCGATGTCTGGCgcgtaatttgtatggaaacGACGAACTACTTTTTAGATTATTTGTGAAAG AACGCCCCAACGTGCCGGAGGAAGTTCGTATTTCTGAATTATGGTCGAGAAAAGCTCGAGTAACTTGGAGAGCCGCACGAGGAGTAATTGTGTCGCATTatacattacaatataaagCTCTTGCAGTTGACATGACAAATGTCGGCTTGAGTGTACCGATTCCTACATTGATGAACACCTGGGATACGCCGGAGGTTGTTAATGTGACACTGACGAACTCGGATCTACTTCACGTTGC ATCGGAAGGGCCGGGGCGTGCCGGGGCTTTGGTGACGGGATTAGCTCCGGACACACGATATGTCCTTAGACTCGCCGCACACAACGACGTCGGGGCGTCCCCTTATACTACGCCTCTACATTTTACTACCAGGGAAGAAG CCCCGGGCGGAGTGCCGCGCGACATAATAGTGAGAGCCCTGCGCGCTCGAGAGTTACTTGTCACTTGGCAG gCACCGCCGCGAGAAACATGGCACGGTACATTACTCGGCTATACGATACGTTGGTGGGAAGTGTCGGAGGAGGGTAAAGGACACGGTGATAACTCTGGTTCGGAGAGTGGTGCCAGTGCGGATGCGACTAGTACTACTCTGAGAGGATTGAAAGCGGCCACGAGATATGGTATCACTGTTAGAGCTTACAATGCTGCCGGTGCTGGGCCCATTTCACCACCTCATTATCGACACACACTTGAATCTC CACCGAATGGAAGTCCTGAATTGTTACCCTGCATATCAAGTGGTTCGACCTCACTTAGAATATCATGGCACCCACCAACTCCGGAATCGAGAGGAGGCATCATAACTCATTACACGCTACAGTACACAAGGCGTGATTCTGACCCTCTTTTACCACCTCAGGACGCATATTTACGAGTTCAG GGAGAAGAAACAACAGTATCGCGTTTATCACCGTACGCTGAATATGAAATAAGGGTTCGTGCACACAACGCGGCGGGAGATGGTCCACTCTCTGCTCCTCAATTCTGTCGCACAGACGAAGATG tacCAAGTGCGCCAGGAGGTATGAAACTTATAGCGTTGAGTGAACGGTCCTTAAGAGCATCGTGGCTACCTCCGTCGCAACCTAATGGAAAATTAACTCATTACactttatatgtaaaagattTGTCGGG atctCAAGAACCAAATGTTACAAGAATGAATGCATGTATTGAAGGCGAAGAGTGTATGAAACCATTACGAGGACTTCGTCCGGGTAGAACATACGAAGCTTGGGTCAGGGCTGCCACAAGCGCCGGAGAAGGTCCGCCATCAACAGTCGTAGCTTGTCAAACAAGTGCATTAG CACCAGCTCGAATATCTTCTTTCGGTGGATTAGCTATGGAAGCAGCTGGAAGTTCTTTGTCCCTACGCTGTGTAGTAGGAGGCGTGCCACCTCCTGCTAAACGCTGGCTTCGAGCCGGTAATCCCCTTCATCCTGTTCCACCATTTCAATTAGAAGGAGACGCTCTACTTATACGAG GCTTAGAATTATCACACGCTGATAATTACACATGTGTTGCTGAAAACCCTCACGGCTCTGATTCTGTCACTTGGCGGGTAATTGTGTTACGACCACCAGCTCCACCAAGCTTAGCTTTGTTAGAAGCAAGGTCTAGAGAACTAGAACTTGATCTAAGGCCCACGCCACGAGCACCCGGACATGCACTTCCTAAAGCTTATACATTGCATTGGAGGCTTGCTACGCCTGAG GGGGAATGGCGCATACAATCTGCCAATCCTGGTCCTGTGACCTTAAGTGGTCTACGATGTGGTTCAGCTTACCGAGCTTACGGCTCGGCCGGTGGAGCTCCCGGAACTGAGATAGCAGTTAGAACTTCAGGTGGCCCGCCTTCTGCACCTCCTGATTCTAGATGGATAAGAGCAAATGCTACACATGCGCGATTCGACACAAGCATATGGTCAGATGGAGGATGTGGGCCTGTAACCCTAAAACTGGAATGGGCTGGTTCTGGTGCATTGGGGGCAAGAGATGTACCGGTTGGTGGGGAAGTTATTTTAAGCG GTTTAACTCCGGGTTCGAGATATCGCGTGGCTGCTCGGGCTTCTAATGAAGCAGGATTAACGCGAGAAGTTTATGAGTTTACGACAGTACCACTTGAGGGTAGTTTCGCTGAAGAAGTGGACGCCCCGTTCCCAGCTACAGCTGGCGAGCTTGCGCTATTGTTAGCATTATGTGCGGCTCTATCGTTAGCTGCATTGACTATACTTGCAATACTTTTGAGACGTAAAAG AACCGACGGTGTGGTGGCACGTGTCACAAGCAATAGTGACAAATCTGGCTGCGGCACTTACGGAGACGCGCCACATCCAACACCCAAATTATTACCAGATCCACCAG ATGTGTACGAGATAAGTCCGTACGCAACGTTCGCGGGGCCCGGCCTCGCGAGCGCTGGTTCCCGTGCGTATACACTGCAGCTGCGAGCACTCGCCCGACATGACGACGATGCCGCACCGCCTGCTCACTCATCCTCCTGTTGTGACG aAGAAACTTGTGTGGATACATGCGATGATCAAAGACGCCGACGACGTAGACGCCATTACTGCCCGGATCATG GTTGTTCGTTGGACTCGGGGAGTTGA